In Corynebacterium afermentans subsp. afermentans, a genomic segment contains:
- a CDS encoding TIGR01777 family oxidoreductase — protein MGIRAEYTLPFDRDTVWRWHTRPGAVTRLTPGFLPMRVQSEAASIRNGTTVFRLPAGQQWVARHCADDYIAGGQFTDVAANQPLRAATGWRHVHRFEDVGEGTLLIDDVTARIPEALLRPAWAYRQRQLVEDLRFIASLPDTAPKTVAMTGSSGLVGTHLRAQLTTAGHTVIPLVRGSAGPGERHWDMDDPAPDLLRGVDGVIHLAGETIMGRFTEEKKRKIRDSRVEPTRKLARLAADSGVDVFVGASAVGYYGTDAGSVPRTETDGPGEGFLAEVCNAWEEAARVEGLRSVHIRTGLALSSAGGLLPVLKASVNAGLSARFGRGDFWMSWVALDDLTDFYVRALIDDTVSGPVNATAPEPVTNAEISSTLAHLLRRPDVFSIPTFGPKLLLGEEGAHELALADQRALPTVAAERGWRLRYPTLEAALRHELGHEQLLVSQA, from the coding sequence ATGGGCATCCGCGCTGAGTACACCCTGCCTTTCGACCGCGACACCGTATGGCGCTGGCACACCCGCCCGGGCGCCGTCACCCGCCTCACCCCCGGGTTCCTGCCAATGCGGGTGCAAAGCGAAGCGGCGTCGATACGCAATGGCACCACTGTGTTCCGCCTCCCCGCGGGCCAGCAGTGGGTCGCGCGCCACTGCGCCGACGACTACATCGCGGGCGGCCAGTTCACCGACGTCGCAGCGAACCAGCCGCTGCGCGCGGCTACCGGTTGGCGCCACGTGCACCGTTTCGAGGACGTAGGTGAGGGCACTTTGCTTATCGACGACGTCACGGCCCGCATCCCAGAAGCCCTGCTGCGTCCAGCTTGGGCCTACCGCCAGCGCCAGTTGGTGGAAGACCTGCGCTTCATCGCCTCCCTGCCGGATACTGCCCCGAAGACGGTGGCCATGACAGGTTCCAGCGGCCTCGTCGGCACTCACCTGCGCGCGCAACTGACCACCGCCGGGCACACCGTGATCCCGCTGGTGCGCGGCTCAGCGGGCCCGGGCGAGCGGCACTGGGACATGGACGATCCAGCACCTGACCTGCTGCGCGGCGTCGACGGGGTGATCCACCTCGCGGGCGAGACCATCATGGGCCGGTTCACCGAGGAAAAGAAGCGTAAGATCCGCGACTCGCGGGTAGAACCCACCCGCAAGCTCGCCCGCTTGGCCGCGGACTCCGGCGTGGACGTCTTCGTCGGCGCCTCCGCGGTCGGCTACTACGGCACCGACGCCGGAAGCGTACCCCGCACCGAAACTGACGGCCCCGGCGAAGGTTTTCTGGCCGAGGTCTGCAACGCCTGGGAAGAGGCAGCACGCGTCGAGGGGTTACGCAGCGTGCACATCCGCACCGGGCTGGCGCTTTCCAGCGCGGGTGGACTACTGCCGGTGCTCAAGGCCAGCGTCAACGCAGGGCTCTCCGCGCGGTTCGGGCGCGGGGATTTTTGGATGAGCTGGGTGGCGCTGGACGACCTCACCGACTTCTACGTGCGCGCGCTAATAGACGACACGGTCTCCGGGCCTGTCAACGCCACCGCCCCGGAACCTGTGACCAACGCCGAGATCTCTTCGACCCTCGCGCATTTGCTGCGCCGGCCGGACGTGTTTTCCATCCCGACGTTCGGCCCGAAACTGCTGCTGGGCGAAGAAGGCGCGCACGAGCTCGCGCTGGCGGACCAACGTGCCCTTCCCACCGTGGCGGCCGAGCGCGGCTGGCGGCTGCGCTACCCCACCCTCGAGGCCGCCCTGCGCCACGAGTTGGGCCACGAGCAGCTGCTAGTCTCGCAGGCGTGA
- a CDS encoding YbjN domain-containing protein, protein MTTDQTEEPVQPSEHPERNVTEKVTPEAVAAIFEEENLEYRIEDQVVRSGFINAAIVVAIDGDHLVFEALWRGEFPREMAPKVLYACNEHNQTHFAPTLRFFERGEDQLAISAIRSMRIAESASFNQLGAFIVSSIDATLQAFDFLKNTFPTVVTWEEPQ, encoded by the coding sequence GTGACTACTGATCAAACCGAAGAGCCCGTCCAGCCGAGCGAGCACCCCGAACGCAACGTGACCGAAAAGGTCACGCCTGAGGCCGTCGCCGCGATCTTCGAGGAAGAAAACCTCGAGTACCGCATCGAAGACCAGGTGGTGCGCTCCGGCTTCATCAACGCCGCCATCGTGGTCGCCATCGACGGAGACCACCTCGTGTTCGAAGCACTGTGGCGCGGCGAGTTCCCCCGCGAGATGGCGCCGAAAGTGCTTTACGCCTGCAACGAGCACAACCAGACGCATTTCGCGCCTACCCTGCGCTTCTTCGAGCGCGGCGAGGATCAGCTGGCCATCAGCGCCATCCGTTCGATGCGCATCGCCGAAAGCGCGTCGTTCAACCAGCTTGGCGCCTTCATCGTCAGCTCCATCGACGCCACTTTGCAGGCCTTCGACTTTTTGAAGAACACTTTCCCCACCGTTGTCACCTGGGAGGAGCCGCAGTAA
- a CDS encoding YbjN domain-containing protein gives MSNATLVTIDRVIKAMAGHDVEVADDPSGRAAHANVNGYNLLFVLLDSVLIVRADSVTDTPADTPDATLYLAANQVNSSYLDARALVVNRTENLVVRTESEIQVGAGLADDQLSNALKAAVDGVLATQDAMRALVSEIQKQAEAADTAPADGETDSAG, from the coding sequence ATGAGCAACGCAACGCTCGTGACCATCGACCGCGTGATCAAGGCCATGGCAGGCCACGACGTTGAGGTCGCCGACGACCCCTCGGGCCGCGCGGCCCACGCCAACGTCAACGGCTACAACCTTCTTTTCGTGCTGCTGGATTCCGTGCTCATCGTGCGCGCCGACTCCGTCACCGACACCCCGGCCGACACCCCGGACGCCACCTTGTACCTGGCGGCGAACCAGGTCAACAGCTCCTACCTGGATGCCCGCGCACTCGTGGTCAACCGCACCGAGAACCTCGTCGTGCGCACCGAGTCCGAGATCCAGGTCGGCGCGGGGCTTGCCGACGACCAGCTCTCCAACGCGCTCAAGGCCGCCGTCGACGGCGTGCTGGCCACCCAGGACGCGATGCGCGCCCTGGTCAGCGAAATCCAGAAGCAGGCCGAAGCCGCAGACACCGCCCCGGCAGACGGCGAAACCGACTCCGCCGGCTAG
- a CDS encoding PPK2 family polyphosphate kinase, translated as MSKLTVEEAKQFFVGPDFQLADVDPAATPGVSDVDDAFNEYDDDLDELQEMLFANGRAGNDNAGSILLVLQGMDTAGKGGIVRHVIGATMDLQGVHVQGFGRPTEEEAAHDFLWRFTSHLPKPGQIAVFDRSHYEDVLVQRVKQMAPPEEIERRYGAIVEFENELAANGTKIIKVMPHISREFQAENLKERIERADKHWKYNPSDIEDRKLWSQFMAAYQIAMTRTSTEVAPWYCIPSDNKKYCRTVVKALLFDALKSLNLEWPAADFDPEVELERLENS; from the coding sequence AGTTCTTCGTTGGCCCCGATTTTCAGCTCGCGGACGTGGACCCGGCCGCCACCCCAGGCGTCTCGGACGTGGACGACGCCTTCAACGAATACGACGACGACCTGGACGAGCTGCAGGAGATGCTCTTCGCCAACGGCCGCGCCGGCAACGATAATGCCGGTTCGATTCTGCTGGTGCTGCAAGGCATGGACACGGCCGGCAAAGGCGGTATTGTTCGCCACGTTATCGGCGCGACCATGGACTTGCAGGGCGTGCACGTCCAGGGCTTCGGGCGCCCGACGGAGGAGGAGGCAGCGCACGACTTCTTATGGCGCTTCACTTCGCACCTGCCCAAGCCGGGACAGATCGCGGTATTCGACCGCTCGCACTACGAGGACGTGCTGGTGCAGCGCGTGAAGCAAATGGCGCCGCCGGAGGAGATTGAGCGCCGCTACGGCGCGATCGTGGAGTTTGAAAACGAGCTGGCGGCCAACGGCACGAAGATCATCAAGGTGATGCCGCACATCTCGCGCGAGTTCCAGGCGGAGAACCTCAAAGAGCGCATCGAGCGGGCGGACAAGCACTGGAAGTACAACCCGAGTGACATCGAGGACCGCAAGCTGTGGAGCCAGTTCATGGCCGCCTACCAGATCGCCATGACGCGCACGTCCACCGAGGTCGCGCCGTGGTACTGCATCCCGTCCGACAACAAGAAGTACTGCCGCACGGTGGTCAAGGCATTGCTTTTCGACGCACTAAAGTCGCTCAACCTCGAGTGGCCTGCCGCCGACTTTGACCCCGAGGTTGAGCTGGAGCGCCTGGAGAACTCCTAG